In Nocardia sputorum, a single genomic region encodes these proteins:
- a CDS encoding cysteine synthase: MARYESLIATLGNTPLVGLRTLSPQWDGDDHVRLWAKLEDRNPTGSIKDRPALRMIEQAEADGLLRPGCTILEPTSGNTGISLAMAAKLKGYQLICVMPENTSVERRQLLTMFGARIIDSPAAGGSNQAVALAKQIAAENPDWVMLYQYGNPANASAHYETTGPEILADLPEITHFVAGLGTTGTLMGTGRFLREKVPGIEIVAAEPRYGELVYGLRNIDEGFIPELYDESVLTTRFSVGPYDAVKRTRELVLEEGIFAGISTGAILHAALGVARKAAKAGTRADIAFVVADGGWKYLSTGAYDGTLEEAEERLDGQLWA; this comes from the coding sequence GTGGCGCGTTACGAATCGCTGATCGCGACCCTCGGCAACACTCCGCTGGTCGGCCTGCGCACGCTGTCCCCGCAGTGGGACGGGGACGACCACGTGCGGCTGTGGGCGAAGCTGGAGGATCGCAACCCCACCGGCTCGATCAAGGATCGGCCCGCCCTGCGGATGATCGAGCAGGCCGAGGCCGACGGGCTGCTGCGGCCCGGCTGCACGATTCTGGAGCCGACCAGCGGCAACACCGGCATCTCGCTGGCCATGGCCGCGAAGCTGAAGGGCTATCAGCTGATCTGCGTGATGCCCGAGAACACCTCGGTGGAGCGGCGGCAGCTGCTCACCATGTTCGGGGCGCGGATCATCGATTCCCCGGCGGCGGGCGGCTCCAACCAGGCCGTCGCGCTGGCCAAGCAGATCGCGGCGGAGAATCCGGACTGGGTGATGCTCTACCAGTACGGCAACCCGGCGAACGCGTCGGCGCACTACGAGACCACCGGCCCGGAGATCCTGGCCGATCTGCCCGAGATCACGCATTTCGTCGCGGGTCTCGGCACCACGGGCACGCTGATGGGGACCGGCCGTTTCCTGCGCGAGAAGGTGCCCGGCATCGAGATCGTGGCCGCCGAGCCGCGGTACGGCGAACTGGTCTACGGCCTGCGCAACATCGATGAGGGATTCATCCCCGAGCTGTACGACGAGAGCGTGCTGACCACGCGTTTCTCGGTCGGCCCCTACGACGCGGTGAAGCGCACCCGCGAACTGGTGCTCGAGGAAGGCATCTTCGCCGGGATCTCCACCGGCGCCATCCTGCACGCCGCGCTGGGCGTCGCCCGTAAGGCGGCGAAGGCGGGCACGCGCGCCGACATCGCGTTCGTGGTCGCCGACGGCGGGTGGAAGTACCTGTCGACCGGCGCCTACGACGGCACCCTCGAAGAGGCGGAGGAGCGGCTCGACGGCCAGCTCTGGGCCTGA
- a CDS encoding MoaD/ThiS family protein: protein MPVTVSIPTIMRGLTGGEKRVQAEGATLSALIDDLEANHPGLAERLLKDGKLNRYVNIYVDDEDVRFAGGLAAEVPQDASVTILPAVAGG, encoded by the coding sequence ATGCCGGTAACCGTCTCCATCCCGACCATCATGCGCGGCCTCACCGGAGGTGAGAAGCGCGTGCAGGCCGAAGGCGCCACGCTGTCGGCGCTGATCGACGACCTCGAGGCCAACCACCCCGGGCTCGCCGAGCGCCTGCTGAAGGACGGCAAGCTGAACCGCTACGTCAACATCTACGTCGACGACGAGGACGTGCGCTTCGCCGGCGGGCTCGCCGCCGAGGTGCCCCAGGACGCCAGCGTCACGATCCTCCCCGCCGTGGCCGGAGGCTGA
- a CDS encoding Mov34/MPN/PAD-1 family protein — protein sequence MLVIRADLVEAMVAHARADHPDEACGVIAGPEGSDRPERFIAMVNAERSPTFYRFDSGEQLKVWREMDDADETPVVIYHSHTATEAYPSRTDVSYASEPFAHYVLISTRDPEQHELRSYRIVDGEVTEEPVRIVDAYEN from the coding sequence GTGCTGGTGATCAGGGCCGACCTTGTGGAGGCGATGGTGGCGCACGCGCGCGCCGATCACCCGGACGAGGCCTGCGGTGTGATCGCGGGGCCGGAGGGCTCGGATCGTCCGGAGCGCTTCATCGCCATGGTCAATGCCGAGCGGTCGCCCACGTTCTACCGCTTCGACTCCGGCGAGCAGTTGAAGGTGTGGCGCGAGATGGACGACGCCGACGAGACGCCCGTCGTCATCTACCACTCGCACACCGCCACCGAGGCCTATCCCAGCCGCACCGACGTGTCGTACGCCTCCGAGCCCTTCGCGCACTATGTGCTGATCTCCACCCGCGATCCCGAGCAGCACGAGCTGCGCAGCTACCGGATCGTCGACGGCGAGGTCACCGAGGAGCCGGTGCGGATCGTCGACGCGTACGAGAACTAG